Within the Terriglobales bacterium genome, the region GTTCGCGCCACGGCTGATGCCCGTACTTCTTGTTTGCCAGTTCCAGGCCGCGCACCGTGCCCGGGACGCCCGAGGCACGCCACCCGATCAGGCTGTCGTCGGTGACTTTGCCTTCGGCGTCGAGGTACATGTCCCGGCTGGCTTTCGCGGGAGCTTTTTCGCGGAAGTCGATGAAGGTGCTGCGACCATCAGCGAAACGGATGAGCATGAATCCGCCGCCCCCCAGATTTCCGGCGAAAGGATGTGTGACCGCCAGCGCGAATCCCACCGCGACAGCGGCATCCACCGCGTTTCCGCCGGACTTGAGCACAGCCAACCCTACATCGGCGGCGAGCGGCTCCTGGGCGACGACCATCGCCTTGCGGGCATGTACTGGCTCGCGGGCATGAGCAGCGACCGCCAACAGCCAGCACATGAGAAGGACCAGGACGTGATTTCGGCGCCAGATCCGCATGCCCGGGCATTATAGTGGGCGACGATTTTTCTGTATCCGGACGGTCGGCCTTGCATCCTAATCAACGCGCTCGCCGAAGCGCTGTCGTGAGACTTGCACCCGGGAGCCCCGGTGATTTCTCATGACCCGACTTCTTCCCGCGGAGGTCGCATGTCGAAGCGAAAGAACCCTCCCCCAGACACTCCACCCGGCATCTCACGGCGATCGTTCCTGAAGGGCGCCGGCGTGGCCGCGGCGGGCACCGCGGTGCTCGACTCCGGCCTGCTCGCCCACGCAGCCATCCCGCCGCGCGTGGCCGGCCCGGGCGCTGCCGCCATCACGCTGAACATCAACGGCACGGCGCGGCGCGTCACGGTCGAGCCCCGCACCACCCTCGCGGAGGCGCTGCGCGACGATCTGCACCTGACCGGCACCAAGGTGGTCTGCGACCGCGGCTCGTGCTCTGCCTGTACTGTCCTGCTCGATGGCGTACCGGTGAACTCCTGCATGACCTTCGCGCTGGACGTGGGCACGCGCAAGATCCGGACCATCGAAGGGCTTGGCGATCCCGAGCATCTGCATCCCGTGCAGGCTGCCTTCGTCGAGCACGACGGCATGCAATGCGGTTATTGCACGCCGGGGATGGTGATGAGCTGCGCTGCGCTGCTGGAGCGCAACCCCGATCCCAGGCCGGAGGAGGTACAGCAAGCGATCAGCGGTAACATCTGCCGCTGCGGTACCTATCCCAAGGTCGTCGAAGCCACGCTGGCGACCGCGCGGTCGCGGAAAGGAGCGTAGCCATGCCTCCTCACGCTCAGCAGAGTGCGCCGGACAGTAAGCTCGACACAAAGCAGCAGGAATTGCTCATCGGAATCCCCGGCTCAGCCGAAGGTGTGCAGAAGATCGAGCGCAATGTCCCTTCCGACGAGCCGCCGCAGCTTCCACCCAATGCCGAGCTGAAGGTCATCGGCAAGCGCGTACCGCGCTACGACGGCCCCTTCAAGGTCTCGGGTGCGGCGAAGTATCCCAGCGACGTGCATCTTCCCGGGATGTTGTACGCGCGCTTCGTCAATGCCGATGTCCCTCATGCCAAGATCGTTTCCATCGACACCTCGCAGGCGGAAAAGCATCCCGGGGTGAAGGCGGTGCACGTCATCGAGCACATCCGCGGACAGGCGGAGCTGCAGGACAAATCGAAAGAGCTCCCGTCGCGGTATCCCATCGTGCGCTACGCCGGGCAGCCGATGGCGGCGGTGGCCGCGACCACGACTGCCGCCGCGCTGGAGGCCGTGAGCCTGGTGAAGGTCACGTACGACGCGCTGCCGTTCGTGGTCGATGCCGATAAGGCGCGGCAACCGGATGCGCCGCTCGTGTTTCCCGGACCCGCCGCCGCAGCGGGAACGGCGGGCGGCGGTGGCGGCCCAGCCAGCGCTCCGCAAAAAGGAAACGTGCGCGGCCCCAATCCGGCGCGTCGTGGTGGCGGTCCGAAAGGCGATGTGGAGAAGGGCTTCGCCGAATCCGACGCCATCGTCGAAGCGGAATACCGCACCCAGGTGCAGACCCACTCGGCGCTCGAGACCCATGGCGTGGTCGCCGACTGGAAGCCCGACGGACTGACCGTGTACGCCTCCACCCAGAGCACCCTCAGCGTGCGCGATGAACTGGCGGAAATCTTCGACCTGCCCAAGACCAAGGTCCGCGTCCTCACCGAGTACATGGGTGGAGGCTTCGGCGCCAAGTTCGGCGCCGGCAACCCCGGGGCAGTCGCGGCCCAGCTCTCGAGGAAAGCGGGCGTGCCGGTGCGGCTCTTTTGCGACCGCAAGGAAGAGCACTGGGCCACCGGCAACCGCCCCAGCTCCCACCAGTACGTCAAGGTCGGCGCGAAGAAAGACGGTACGCTGCAAGCCATCAAGTGGACCAGCTACGGCACCGCGGGCGTGGGCACGGGCGCCGGCACGGCGGGCCCGGCGCAGAACCTCTATCAGTGTCCCAACGTTCTCACCGAGGAATACGACGTCTTCACCAACGCCGGTCCGGGGGCAGCCATGCGCGCCCCCGGACATCCACAGGGCGTGTTTGGCCTGGAGCAGACCATGGACGCCCTGGCCGAGAAGCTGGGCATCGACGTTCTCGACTTCATGGACAAAAACGATGCCAGCCCGGCGCGCCGCCAGGAACGGCGTATCGGCGCCGAGAAGTTCGGCTGGACGCAGAAGCGGCGCAAGCCCAACAGCGATCCCGGCCCGGTGAAGCGCGGCGTCGGCGTCGCGCAATCCGTGTGGTACCGCATCGTCGGCATGAATTCGGCCTGCGAAGTCCGTATTCACAAGGACGGCTCGGTCGAGGCGCTCTCCGCCGTGCAGGACATCGGTGGCGGCATCAAGACGGTGATCGCGCAGATCGTCGCCGAGGAGCTCGGGCTGCAACCCAGGGACATCACCGTGCGCATCGGCGACACCCAATCGCCACCGGGCCCGCCCTCAGGCGGCAGCCAGACCACCGCCTCGATCACCCCGGCGGTGCGCAATGCGGCGTACAAAGTCAAAGAGGATTTCCTGAAAGAGGTGGCGTCGGCGTGGCGCGTGCCGGTGGACTCGATGACCATCGGCGACGGCAAAGTTTCCAGCCGGAACGGGAAATCGGTCAGCTTCCGCCAAGCGGCTGCTTCGCTGCCCACCGAGACCATCTCCGCCACCGCTCGCCGCAGCCCCGAGTACGGTAAGCGGGAACTGATGTTCCTCGGTGGTGTGCAGTTCGCGGAGGTTGCGGTGGACACAGAGACCGGCATCATCCGCGTGGAGCGCGTGGTCGCGGTGCACGATTGCGGACGCCCCATGAACCTGCTTTCGCTGGAGAGCCAGGTGAACGGCGGCATCCTGCAGGGTATTTCGTACGCGCTCTACGAAGAGCGTCGCCTCGACCGCAACACCGGGATCATGGTCAATCCCAACCTCGAGGAGTACAAGATCATCGGCGCCAAGGACATGCCGCAGATCGAGGTGCACTTCATCGAGGACTACCTGGCGCGCAGTTCCACTGACGCCAGCGGCATCGGCGAACCCGCCAAGGTCCCCACGGCGGCGGCCGTCGCCAACGCCGTGTACAACGCGACCGGCGTGTGCATGTACGAGCTGCCCATGACGCCGGCCCGGGTGCTCACCGCGCTCGGCAAGGTGAAGCAGCAGACCGGAGGTGCGGCATGATCCCGCGCTTTGAATGGAGCGACGCTCATTCCCTTGACGAAGCCCTGAGCCAGCTGCGCAGCAAAGTCCTGGTCAAGGCCGGGGGCGTGGACCTGATGGACCGGCTCAAGGAAGGCCTCGACACGCCCACCCGGCTGGTGAACATCCGCACCATCCCCGGGCTCGATTACGTGCGCGAGGATGCCGGAGGGCTTCGCATCGGACCGATGACCACGCTAGCGACCATCGCCGATCACCCGGTGATCCGCCGCCGCTATGTCGCTCTGGCCGACGCCGCTCTCCGCGCCGCCACGCCGCAGATCCGCAACATGGCCACGGTCGGCGGCAACCTGCTGCAGCGGCCCCGCTGCTGGTATTTCCGCAGCGGCCAGTTCCATTGCCTGCGCAAGGGCGGCGATCGCTGCTTCGCCCAGGATGGCGAGAACGAATCCCACGCCATCTTCGACAATAGCGTGTGCGCCATCGTGCATCCTTCCGCCGCGGCATGCGCCCTGACGGCTCTGGGAGCGAAGCTGGAGATCCGCGGTAAGAAGGGTGTGCGCGAAGTTCCGCTCGACGGATTCTTCGTGCGCCCCGAGCAGGACGTCACACGGGAGCATTCGCTGGCGGAAGATGAGCTGCTGACCGAGATCAGGGTCCCCGCGCTTCCCGACAGCGCGCGTACCGCTTACACCAAGGTCGGCCAGAAGGAATCGTTCGACTGGCCGCTGGCCGAGGTTGCGGTCCTTTTGGACCAGCGCGGCGGAGCGGTGGACCGGGCGTCCATTATCCTGGGAGCGGCGGCGCCCATCCCCTGGCGCGCGGAGGCGGCGGAAAAGGCGCTGGCGGGCAAGGCCGTGAATGCTCAGTCGGCGCGTGAAGCGGCAAGAGCTGCCGTCCACGGTGCGACCCCGCTCTCCCAGAACGCCTACAAGATCACGATCTTCGAGGCGGTGGTACGGCGCACCATTCTCGCCGCCGCCGGTCAGGAGGCCTGATGCGCGAGTTCATGGATGAAGAAGAGGTAAGCGCGCCCGATCCGGCGGAACTGCCCGAGGTCTGCCGGTACATCCGCACTAAGACCGCGTTCGGCGACTCGGTCGGCTATACGCCGTGGCAGACCGGCGAGTCGGCGACCGCCGCCTATTGGTGCCTGCAGACCATGGGCGCCTGCGGCCCCGACGATGCGTTGGCGCACCCGCACTCCTGTCGTGCCGGCCGCGGCTGCTTCGCCAAACGGTCGTAGCGGTGGAGGCGCTGGGCTTCAGCCCAGCGACAGGTTATCCAAATGAAACCGCGCTTTAGCGCTGGGTTACTTAGACCAGCGCTAACGCGCTCTTCTTTCCTACTCATTCGCAGGCCTGAAGGCCTGCGCTTCCACCAGAGCTACTGCTTTGGGGCCTCCGGCTTCTGCTCGGGCATCGGACTTGCCGGGTTCAGCGGATTCGCCGGCGGCGGCGCCGGCTCGCCCTTCTTCTCCTCCGGGCTTTCCGGCACAGCGGGCCTCGGTTCGTCCGGGCGGATCGGCTTGCGCGGCAACATGTCGTCGCGCATCGCCGTGTTGTACACGAAGGTGGCCATGACGACCGCCGCCTGCTTCAGGTCATCGGGCCGGATGTGCTCATAAACATCGAGGTTGGAGTGGTGCGTGAGCGTGTTGTAGTCCATCGGGTCCTGGATGAACTGGAAGCCCGGGATGCCGACGGCGTCGAACGAGAGGTGGTCGGTGCCGCCGGTGGTGCGCATCGAGAGCGTGGTCATGCCCAGATCGCGCAGCGGCTCCATCCACGCCTTGAAGATCGGCGCCACGGCTGCATTCTCCTGCAGGTAGATGCCGCGGATCTTTCCCGTCCCGTTGTCGTAGTTGAAATAACCCGACACCAGTTTCTGCTCGGGCTTGAGCACGAGTGGCCCCGCCGGACTGCGCATGAAGGACGGCAGTTCCCTTTCCCTGGGATTCTCAGGACGGCTGCCGAAGTGTTCCTTGGCATAGCCGCGCGAGCCTAGCAGTCCTTGCTCCTCGCCTGACCACAACGCGACGCGGATGGTGCGGCGTGGCTTCACGCCCAGGACCTTCAGCAGGCGTACCGCTTCCATGGCTACGGCGACGCCCGCACCGTTGTCGGTCGCGCCTTCGCCTCCGTGCCAGGAGTCCATGTGCCCGCCCAGCATCACCAGCTGGTCCTTCAGTTTCGGATCGGTGCCCGGGATCTCGGCGACCGTGTTATAGCCCTTGTCGTCATCGTCGTAGAACCGGGTCTCCACGTTCACTTCCACCTGCACGGGCTGCTTCTTGTCCACCAGGCGCGCGGCGCGGTTGAAGTGCTCCAGCGCCACGGTCACCACCGGCACGGAAACGGTCTTGCCCTTCTCGTAGCCGCCGCTCAGGGGCGTCTCGACGAAAATGGTGCCATCCTGTCCGGGAGGGCGCGTCGGTTGCAGTACGGCCGCAGGCTTCTCCTGGTTGAAGAAGTCTTCCAGAGCTTTCTGGAATCGCCGGCGCCGCAGGAAAGCCTGGCGGCGCGCATCCCCGCCGGGGGCTGCCGGGATCTGGTACTCCGCGATCCTGTCCAATTCGGCATCGTCATAGCGGCGGAAGAAGGGCCGGTCAGTGGGCGCAGGATTGGTCTGCCCCTGGCCCGCCATCGGCCCCTCGGCGATCTGCTGAGCGCCGCGCCCCGGAGTCTCCGGCTCGGGGACGCGGATGTCGCCCAGCAGCATGATCTTGCCGGTGACCTTGCCGCGATACTTCTCCAGTTCCTCGGCGGTGTTCGCCACCACATGCACGGGTTCGCCGCTGATCGGACCGTTAGTGCCCGGCGTCCAAGCCATCGGCAGGGCGACGAACTGCATGAAGTCAGGCGACGTCATGCGCACTTCGCAGAACTGGTACGCCCAGCCACGGCCGAACTCGCCCCACGGCTCTACATGCGCGTTCGCCAGCCCCCACTGGGAAAGCTGATCGCGGCTCCACTCGTTCGCCTTCTTCATGTTGGGAGAGCCTGTGAGCCGCGGTCCGATCTTGTCGGTAAGGTCACTCATGACGTCCATGACCTTGCCGTGTCGGAACTCCTCCTCGCGCAGCCTCATGATGAACTCGTAGTCGATGGTGTCCGGCTTCTGGACCATGGGGATGTTGGGCTGCTGCGCTTCGGCGGCGGCCGGTTCCGCCTTGCCCTTCTTTTTCTGGGCATTGAGGCTGAGGGCAAAGGAAAAAACGATGCAGAGAGCGATTGTCGTCAGAAGGATTCTGCTAGTTCGCATGGAGAGAGGGGTCACTCCTGTATCAGATTTGAACCAAAAAGACTACCTGCAGGGACCGGGGACTGCAAACTCATTGCCGCCCGGGCGCCGGGTCCGCTTGGCCGCGGACCAGCAACGCCAGCCTGGGAAACGTGAATCGTCCTGCCGCATCGTCGATCACATTGACCTGGCAGGTATAGAAACCGGGCTTCAGGGTTGCCAGGGGCACATCGAGCCGGAAAGCGGCGGCGTGCCGCCCGGGGATGTTCACCTCCTGGCTGCGCATGACCGGCGTTTCGTAGCTCTTCGTCTTCCCCTGGAAGAACGAAACGCTGGCCAGCAGGTCGATCGCGTTCCGCTCGGACTTGCCTCCCATCGAGGCCGCACGCGCCGGGTCGTACACCTCGAAGTAAAGATAGAGATGTTGTCCCGAAGAGAACACGTGGGTAACGCTGGGCACCAGCTCCTGCCCGTCCTGCACCAGCGGGTTCTGCCCGCGCGCTTTCGGCGCCGGCTGCACCTGCGACGCCAGTACCACCGAACTCATGCGGAACGGCACTGTCTTCAGCCTGGGCACGACCAGGTCGGTTTCGAACGACCCCATGGCGCCGTTCTGGTTCTCGCGGACGACGAACTTCAGGTGGAACTTACCCGGCGGCAATACGAAGCCGCTGTCGTACTGCACGTTCTTGCGCCGCACCTCCCGGCCGCCTTCCACGGCGAGTTTCACCGTGTCGCGCACTTGCGCCATCGGACGCTTCTGGTCGTCCGTCGCCACCCCGAGCAGGTCGAGCGTGGCCTTGTCTTTGTCGCTGGAGCGCACGAAGGGGATCGCCTTCCCCGGGACCACCACCGAGATCGCCACAAAGTACTTTTCGTCTTCCAAACGGAAGTAGGCCGCCGACAGATAGACCGGCAGGTCGGTATTCGGCAGGTCGGAGGCCAGCTCTTCATCGAGCTGGCGCTCCCGGTCCTCGCTGCTCGCATGCTTGAAATCCGCTGGCGCGTAATAACCGCGGCGGTATTCGAGCTTCAGGTCGGGACGGTTCACGCGCACCGAGATCTTGCGGAAGCGGCCGTCGCGCGCCGGGTTGTTGCTGTGATATCCGAGCACGTAGTACATGCTGGTGTCCTGTTGCACCCGAGTGAACACCTGGCTGAAATCGTTGGTGTCGAGCAATGCGCGCCCGCCGGTGTCGCCGGCCAGCGTGACCAGGGTCTCCTGGGTGGCGAAGTTGGAATCGTACTGGTTCAGGGTCGCCCGCCCTGAGTACGCCGCGACGCCGCGCAAGCTGGCGTTCTCGGCGCTACCGCCCGGCGGCATGGCCTCCAGGCCGCGCAGGTCCATGGTGTAGAGCGCGACGTTTGCCCGGACGGCCTCGTTGATGGCCGCCCGCAGCTGCGACTGGTTCTCGACCCCGGTCCGGTTCATCCCGCTGGAAAAATAGATGACCGACTTCTTCTGCTGCAGCCCGCCCAGCATCGAGGACAGCGACCGCAACGCTTGCAGCCTGCGGTCGGTGTTGAAGATGTTGTATTCAGTTTCGTCGGGAGTGAAGGCCTGGGCGGTGTCGGCCGTGCCCTCGGTGGTCCCGGTGGAGCCTTCGGCGAATCCCTCGCTAGAGATGGAGCTCAGCGCCTCCAGGGCCTTTCGCAGCTGTGCACGGTCGCTGGTGAAATCCTGGTTGATCTGCAACGACGTTCCCAGCGACGTCACCGCGACCAGGTCGGCCGGGGCCATCTGCTTGTCGAGATAGTTCTGCGCCGCTTTCACCGCCCGGTCAATCTCTTCCGGCTGCATCGAGCTCAGGTCGAACAGCAACACGATCAGCCGGCGATTGCGCAACTCCGGCGGCCTTGCCGGCTCCACCTGCGGCGCGGCCGGCGCCGGACGCGTCTGCTTCAGCACCGGCGCCTGCGGGACTTCGGGCAGAAGCTGCATCTCGGTGTTCTCCACATCGAAGGAGGCGACCCGCTGCTGCTTCCCGTCCTCCAGGACGGTGAATTCGCCGGGCGCGAGGTCGCGTACCAGGTTCCCCTGCTTGTCGCGCACGGTCACGTTGACCAGCACCACTTCCGAGCGGGCCTTGATGGTGTATGGCGCCTGCGCCGCGTCCTGGGCGAGCGAAACCGGCAGCAGTTGCGCCGCGCATAGCAGTGCGCCCACGAGCCGGGCAAGCGGATTGTGCTTCGTCAGCATCAGAATCGGAAACGCGCCAGCAGTTGGATCTTCCGCATCGAGCCGACGCCGGTCACTCGCCCGAACTGGGGCGTGCCGACGATGGTGTCGATGGTGGTGAACTGCGGGGTATTGAACACGTTATTAGCCTGCGCGCGGAACTCGAGTGTGCGCGTGTCGCCCAAGGGAATGGTCTTGGTCATCGCCATGTTGAAAAGCACGCTGCCCGGCCCACGCACGATGTTCCGGCCCGAGTTCCCGAACTGGCCGGCAGGGGGCACGGCGAAAGCAGCGGTGTTGAACCATTCGAGGGTCGTCGGATCCGCAAGCCCGATCGGTAGTCCGGTCCAATCGGCGCGCAGCGACCCGTTGCTGCCCCGGTTGACGTCCAGCGGATCGCCGAGCACGCGCACGGTGAACGGCATCCCGGACGCGATCGTCCAGTCGCCGCTCCACTGCCAATCGCCGAACGCGTCGCGCAGCACGCCCGGTTGCGTCAGCCAGCGCCGGTCATGCCCCCAAGGCAGCTCCCAGAGGTAATCGGCGGTGAACTTGTGCCTCTGATCGAAGCTGGAGGGCCCGCGCTCGGCAGCCAGATCGAAGGCGTCCTGCGCCACGACCGACTGCCCGCCGCCGATGCTGGAAGCGTTGTCGATGGACTTGGAGAACGTGTAGGTCCCTCCGATGGAGATCCCCTGCCGCAAGCGCTTCCGCAAGCGGATGCTCCCCGCGTGGGCCACCGAACTGCCCTCCGAGAATTCCAGCAGGAACGGATTCGCATTGGGGATCAGCAGTCCCGTGGCGGTGCGGTTCGGATCGTCCACCACATCGAGATGCGAGCCCTTGGTGCCGGTGTAGTCCACATTGAGCACCAGGTCCGAGCGCAGCTCGCGCTGCACATCCACGTTCCAGATCTGCACGTATCCCAGCCGGTAGCTCACATCGACCGCATAGCTGTTGGTGATGGTGGAGGGCGCCGGCGCCGGAAAGCCGCTCTCCAGGGTGAGCGTTTGGGTCGATGATTGCCGGTTGTTCTGGGTATTGGAGAAGGGCGGCTGGAAGGCAAGGTTCTGCACCATCGCGCTGTACTGACCGGTGTTGTAGTTGATGCCGTAACCGGCGCGCACCACCGTCTTCGCGAACGGCTTCCATGCCACCCCGACGCGCGGGGCGAAGTTGTTGCGGTCGGGCCGGACCAGCGTCTCCGGGAATTGGCCGCTGTACGGGCCTGCCTGCCCCGGCAGCACCGGTGCCACCGCCGTGAAGGTCGGGCTGATGTCGAGATTCGCGATCAGGTTATTGATCTCCGAATACGGAGAGACATACTCGTAGCGCAGCCCGAGGTTCAGCGTCAGATTGCCGCGCACGCGCCATTCATCCTGCACGAACAGGTCCCAGGAATTCCCCCGGAAGTGATAGTTGTTGGCCCCGAACTGGAGCGTCGTCTGCTGCGCCAGTCCCACCAGGAAATCGGCGAAATCAAAGCCGGTATTCACGCCGGTGAAGGTGAAGCTGCCGCGCGCGTTGCTGTCGGTCTGGGTGTTGAGCTGGATGCGCCGGAAATCGCCGCCCCAGCGCAGCGTGTGCTTGCCGCGCACCAGGCTCATGGTGTCGCCGACGCTGAACGTCTGGTCGCGCCGGCGCAGGGGATTGATGTCGGTGATCCCTTGGAAATTCGTCAGCCCGATGTTGGGGATCCCCCAGTCGAACGGATTCGGGGAGACTTCCGTGACCCCGGCGATCCCGGCGACGTCGGTCTGAAATGCGTAGAGGTTCTGCGTCGTGATCCGGTTGCGATTGAAGTCCACGCGGAAGAAATTGGTGAGCTTGCCGATGGACCGCACGTACGTGACCGGAACATCGAAGGAACGCGTGCTGGTGGTGCCGCCGACGGTAGGGAATGGGTTGGTCAGGTTGCTGCCGCTCGCCTGGTAGTGGAAGCCGATGGAGAGGTTGTTCCGCTTGCCTCCCCGTTGCCGCGGGCCGACCGTCCCTCCACCCAGCGCGCGCATCAGCCGGAAGTTGAGATTGTCGGTGTTGTTGGTGGCGGCAGTGGTGTACTGGAAGTTCTGCACCGCCCCGGGAAGATTTCCTTGTGGGATGTAATTCAGCAGGCTCAGCGCAGCCGCGTCCATGCAGGCTGCCGGGATCTGGCTGTGAACGCCATTTGGGTCGGTGGTCAGGTTGGTGAGCAAGCCGGGGGTGAGCAGGTTTCCGTTGGTGTCGTGGGTCGCACCCAGCGGGCTGCCGACCGCCAGCGGCACCACTCCCAGGTTCTGCGCGCTGATCGCCGCCGCACACCCGGACCGGCTGTTGAACACATCGACCAGAGCCTGGTTCGCGACGTGGCCATCGGCCAGCGAATCGGGATAAATGCCGTTGCGCTGGTCCGCCGTCGGCACGGTGGAAAAGGTGTTGTAGGGGTTTTCGCCCCGCGTCCCGTTGTAATTCAGGAAAAAGAAGGTCTTCGAGCCACCTTTGTAGATCTTGGGGATGTTCAACGGCCCACCGAGGCTGGCGCCGAACCGCTGCTGGCGGTATTCGGGCTGCTGCGATGCGATCCCCTTCAGGTCATACGGCGCCGCATCGAAGGCTGAGTCTCCGATGCTGTAGTAAACCATCCCGTGGGGCCTGTTGAAGTTGAATCGTCCTCTTCCCCGGCCGCTCATCATGATGAAAGGCCCGCCGGGACCGCCGGGTCCGCCAAACCCGCCGGGCCCGCCCGGCCCTCGCCCTCCGGCCTGGCCCTGCTGCTCCCGGTACTCCTGTACCCGTTGCCGGAACTCATCGCTGCTCATGGAGCCGAAGTCGTTGGGATTGGCAGTGCCGGCGACCGCGACTGATTCTGTCGCCGCATCCGGCGCCATTCCCGGCACCGGCATGCCCTGCGGGACGATCTGCTCGGCGCCTCCAGCTTCTCCGCCATTCTCGCTCTGGGTCACCCCCAGGCTCTGGAAGCCGCGGCCCGACTGCATCGCCGCCACCGCTTGCTCCGGCCCTTCCTCTCCTGGACGCTTGGCCCGCGATGCCAGCACCAGCTCGAAATCAATCTTTGCGCCTGGATTGGCGGCGTTGATCACCACTTCCTGAGTGGCGGGAGCGAAGGCGGTGAACTGCGCACGCACCACGTATCGCCCGTTCGCCGGGACGTGCAGCTTGTAACTGCCGTCCACGTCGGTGGAAGTCGCCGCTTTCTGGCCGGTCAGGGTGTTGGCCGCCGACACCGTCACTCCGGGCAGCGGCTGCCCGCCCGACCTCACCACGCCGCTGATGTCGCCGCCCGCCTGCTGCGCCATGGCCGCGCTGCAGCAGAGAAAGGAGCCCACAACCATCCGCAGGATGGGGTAGAGCTGCTGTGAGGGCCGCTTCATCTCCTAGAGATTCCAGACCATCTGACCTGTGCCCACGAGGGTCGTCACTGGCGCGGTTCGGCAGGAGGCCCCTGCGGCGACTGGCCGCGCACGCTGCCCGGCTGGCCCACGTTCAGGACCGACGGAACGAACACCCCGTCCTTGATCTGCCCGCGTCCGAAGACGTGATCGCCCGCTTTCAGGTCGCCCAGGGTCACGCTCTCCCCCTGCTTGCGGAACGAGGTGCTCTCGTCCACGGCGATGGTCTGGGTCACGCCATCCGGCCGCGCGATCGTGAGCTTCAGCCCGTCGACGGACTTGATCTCGCCGGCGATGAATTCCTTGCCCAGCCCTTCGCGGAACTGCTGCCGCGTGCCGCCCATGCCCGACCCGCTGCGCGTCATCACGCCCGCCGCGACGTAGGTGTCATCGGACGTGCGTTCGCCGCGCACCATCACCATGTCACCGACCTTGAAGTCGCTGAGCTTCGCGTCCTGCTGGTCCTTGCGGAAACGGGTCTCCGGAGTCAACTTCACTGTGACCGTGCGTTCGTCGAAGGTCTTCAAGGTCAGTGTGTCGTTGGCAATGGCGGTGATGGTCCCGCCGACACCAGGCCGTCGCCCGCGCTCGCCGCCTTGGGCGGCGCCCTGCGGCCTTTGCGGTGACGAACCCGGCTCATTCGTCTGCCCGAATGCACACAAACCCAGCGCGAGGACAACGATGATGGCGCGACGCATGGCTACCTCCGCGAACATCTTTTGTAACTCGTTCTGCGCGCCGGAGTTGCCGCTGTTTTGTAAAGAATTGTCAACGTTCGGGCTGGAACAGATAGCGCTCCTTGCGGTGGCTGGCGAACGACTCCGCCACCTTCAGGAACGCCTGCGCCGCGTGCGACAGGCTGGAGTGGCGGCGATAGACGAGGCGCAGCTTGCGGTCGAACCTCAGCTCGCGGGCGGGCACGCGCACCAGCTCGCCGCGCGCCAGCTCCGGCTCCACGCAGATCAGCGGGATGAGCGCCACCCCGTTCCCTGCCGC harbors:
- a CDS encoding VWA domain-containing protein, which gives rise to MLTKHNPLARLVGALLCAAQLLPVSLAQDAAQAPYTIKARSEVVLVNVTVRDKQGNLVRDLAPGEFTVLEDGKQQRVASFDVENTEMQLLPEVPQAPVLKQTRPAPAAPQVEPARPPELRNRRLIVLLFDLSSMQPEEIDRAVKAAQNYLDKQMAPADLVAVTSLGTSLQINQDFTSDRAQLRKALEALSSISSEGFAEGSTGTTEGTADTAQAFTPDETEYNIFNTDRRLQALRSLSSMLGGLQQKKSVIYFSSGMNRTGVENQSQLRAAINEAVRANVALYTMDLRGLEAMPPGGSAENASLRGVAAYSGRATLNQYDSNFATQETLVTLAGDTGGRALLDTNDFSQVFTRVQQDTSMYYVLGYHSNNPARDGRFRKISVRVNRPDLKLEYRRGYYAPADFKHASSEDRERQLDEELASDLPNTDLPVYLSAAYFRLEDEKYFVAISVVVPGKAIPFVRSSDKDKATLDLLGVATDDQKRPMAQVRDTVKLAVEGGREVRRKNVQYDSGFVLPPGKFHLKFVVRENQNGAMGSFETDLVVPRLKTVPFRMSSVVLASQVQPAPKARGQNPLVQDGQELVPSVTHVFSSGQHLYLYFEVYDPARAASMGGKSERNAIDLLASVSFFQGKTKSYETPVMRSQEVNIPGRHAAAFRLDVPLATLKPGFYTCQVNVIDDAAGRFTFPRLALLVRGQADPAPGRQ
- a CDS encoding TonB-dependent receptor, coding for MKRPSQQLYPILRMVVGSFLCCSAAMAQQAGGDISGVVRSGGQPLPGVTVSAANTLTGQKAATSTDVDGSYKLHVPANGRYVVRAQFTAFAPATQEVVINAANPGAKIDFELVLASRAKRPGEEGPEQAVAAMQSGRGFQSLGVTQSENGGEAGGAEQIVPQGMPVPGMAPDAATESVAVAGTANPNDFGSMSSDEFRQRVQEYREQQGQAGGRGPGGPGGFGGPGGPGGPFIMMSGRGRGRFNFNRPHGMVYYSIGDSAFDAAPYDLKGIASQQPEYRQQRFGASLGGPLNIPKIYKGGSKTFFFLNYNGTRGENPYNTFSTVPTADQRNGIYPDSLADGHVANQALVDVFNSRSGCAAAISAQNLGVVPLAVGSPLGATHDTNGNLLTPGLLTNLTTDPNGVHSQIPAACMDAAALSLLNYIPQGNLPGAVQNFQYTTAATNNTDNLNFRLMRALGGGTVGPRQRGGKRNNLSIGFHYQASGSNLTNPFPTVGGTTSTRSFDVPVTYVRSIGKLTNFFRVDFNRNRITTQNLYAFQTDVAGIAGVTEVSPNPFDWGIPNIGLTNFQGITDINPLRRRDQTFSVGDTMSLVRGKHTLRWGGDFRRIQLNTQTDSNARGSFTFTGVNTGFDFADFLVGLAQQTTLQFGANNYHFRGNSWDLFVQDEWRVRGNLTLNLGLRYEYVSPYSEINNLIANLDISPTFTAVAPVLPGQAGPYSGQFPETLVRPDRNNFAPRVGVAWKPFAKTVVRAGYGINYNTGQYSAMVQNLAFQPPFSNTQNNRQSSTQTLTLESGFPAPAPSTITNSYAVDVSYRLGYVQIWNVDVQRELRSDLVLNVDYTGTKGSHLDVVDDPNRTATGLLIPNANPFLLEFSEGSSVAHAGSIRLRKRLRQGISIGGTYTFSKSIDNASSIGGGQSVVAQDAFDLAAERGPSSFDQRHKFTADYLWELPWGHDRRWLTQPGVLRDAFGDWQWSGDWTIASGMPFTVRVLGDPLDVNRGSNGSLRADWTGLPIGLADPTTLEWFNTAAFAVPPAGQFGNSGRNIVRGPGSVLFNMAMTKTIPLGDTRTLEFRAQANNVFNTPQFTTIDTIVGTPQFGRVTGVGSMRKIQLLARFRF
- a CDS encoding DUF5666 domain-containing protein: MFAEVAMRRAIIVVLALGLCAFGQTNEPGSSPQRPQGAAQGGERGRRPGVGGTITAIANDTLTLKTFDERTVTVKLTPETRFRKDQQDAKLSDFKVGDMVMVRGERTSDDTYVAAGVMTRSGSGMGGTRQQFREGLGKEFIAGEIKSVDGLKLTIARPDGVTQTIAVDESTSFRKQGESVTLGDLKAGDHVFGRGQIKDGVFVPSVLNVGQPGSVRGQSPQGPPAEPRQ